The genomic stretch TTGATGGAGTTCCGGTGTTGGGTACGATTGCGATCGACAAAATTGCGCTTCGTGAAGCGATCGTAAAAGGTGCCGATCCAGAGTCGTTAGATCTTGGCATTGGTGTAGTGGAAGCGGATCGTTTTTCCGGGCAGAACGATCATCTCGTGCTGGCGGGACACCGCAGTTTTAAGCCTGGAAAGCACTTTAACCGTTTGGGGGAGTTGGAGCGAGGCGATCGAATCTTGATCGAAACTGCTGAAGGCACAGTTGCCTATGCGGTCAAAACATCGTTTTTGGTAGAACCAACCGATTTGAGTGTTCTGAATTCCCATTCTGAGGAAGCAGAATTGACTCTGATCACTTGCCATCCGATGCGCAATCCAACTCATCGGTTAATCGTGAAAGCATCCCAAGTATTTTAGATGAAGGAGTAATGATGATTGTGAGAGGGAGAGGGAAAGCAAGTCGGCTAGCGGCAGTGTGGATGTTGATTTTCATGCTGCTGATCCAAGTGGTAGCCCCACATAGCGCCTTGGCAGCTGGGGGAACGGCCAATGGGATCGTCGTATCGGTAGCGCCGAATAAAGCGGAGGTCAAATCGGGGGAAGAGATCACTTTCAGCATCAACTACAGTGTCTCGAGTACCATTGCCGATTTTGTCAATCCGGTGATTAAATTTCCGATGCCAGCGGGGGTCACCTTCACGGCAAGTTCGGACAGTTCGATTACGACAAGTTCATTTAACA from Tumebacillus algifaecis encodes the following:
- a CDS encoding class D sortase, translating into MSRLHWKQNRFLHITLWLMLAVGVGMMLLPRIDEWIQERKQNQLLTEWTKELRSSEEQSTKLESSASVNGSPHAAWKEIDGVPVLGTIAIDKIALREAIVKGADPESLDLGIGVVEADRFSGQNDHLVLAGHRSFKPGKHFNRLGELERGDRILIETAEGTVAYAVKTSFLVEPTDLSVLNSHSEEAELTLITCHPMRNPTHRLIVKASQVF